The Desulfonatronum thiodismutans nucleotide sequence CCTGGACCAAAGCCGCATTCTGGACCAGGAACACCTGGCGCTGATCGACCGCTACCTGGAGTACCGGGACCTGGAACCGGGAACGCGGCACATTTTCCGAAACATCCCGGCCTATGTGCAAGCCTGTCCAGGCGCATTGGTGATTTCCGCCTGGTTGAACAAAACAGATGATTCTTCGCACTTGGCCGGATTTGTCGTGGGAGACTTCACCTCCCTGAGCACGGCCTTTTATATGTTCGCCTTCCGCAACCCGGACCTCGCCCCACCGGGCACCGCGGACCTGCTGCTCCACGCCCTGCTCCAGGAAGGCCAAAAGCGCGGCCAGATCCGCATGAACCTGGGCCTGGGCATCAACCCGGCCATCCGGTACTTCAAGCAGAAATGGGGGGCGGAGGTCTTTCTGCCCTGCGTTGAAACGAGTTGGGAGCGTCGTCCGAGAGGATGGTTGGAGCGATTGAGACGCTGGAGAACGAAGAAATGATGTGGATCGATTTTGAGTCGATCCACACTTGGAAAATGAAAAACAACGGAGCGCGAACGCCCATGGCTACGGCCACTCAGCAAACCTACCAAATGATCTGGGACCATGAGCAGAACTTTGCCAAGGAATTGGCCCGCCGGGTCGTGGAAAAGCCCAGACTGACCGTCTGGCGGGTCCTGTTTCCCCCGCTGCTGGTTTATCACTACGTCAAGCTGCGGGAATACCAAACTGACCTGGAAACCTTCGCCAAAGGGGTGGTGCGCTCGAAAATCCTGGCCATGGAATCGGCCCTGGAGGAGACGACCTCCGGCAAGAAGGATGGGACCTACAAAAATGCCTTTGGGGCCAAAGAGTCGGAAAGCGCCCCCGGAGAGATCCGCTTGCACACCGCGCAGATCGCGGAGGTGGAACTGCTCAAGGCGCACTACCTGAAATTGCTGCGCGATACAGGCTCAAACTACCAGGCCCTGATCAAGAAGACCTACAAAACCAGCGGCGAATACCGCCGCTTCCTGACCAAACTGGCCCAGGCCGAGGATGCCGTCCAGAAAGAAGTGCTCCACCTCCACCAAACCAGCACCACGGCCCAGGCCGTCAGTCGGAAGATGCGGGAAACTGCCAAGAGTTTGCGGGACCAAGAGGTGAAGGCCTTCTTTGGATAGGAGCCGGGCACATGCCGACGGGACTCGGAAAGTGAAACGCTCCGCCGCCTGACTATCCATGCCTTGGGATTGGCTTCCCAGAAACCACCCAGATATTAGGAATGCATTCCTCTCGCATGGATCACGGTTTTGGCTCGCGCATCCCGTTCTGACTCTTTAGTTTTTATATTGACGGATCACCGCTTGCGCTTCGGACAATTCCGGCAAATGGCAGCGGGTCTATTTTTCTCAAGGCCTTCGCGGAACTGTTCGTAAGCTTTACCGCGCCAGAGCACGGGGAGCAGTTCGTCGTTGACGTTGCCGAAGGTGACCCGGCTGTATGGCGCGGGTTGACCTTGACGGGCGTATTCGGCTTGGTCCACGGGGACGTTGGCGTAGACGCAGGGGGAGATTTCGCCGTCCGCGGAGACGAACAGAGTTCGCTGGACGTTTTCGGCGCAGACCGGATCGTCCTTGCCCCTGGGGGCGAAACTGGGCGTGTGGATGGTCACGCCCAGGTTCACGGCCGCCTCGCGCAGCCGGGTGAAGCGCTCTTCCAGGGCATGCAGTTCCTGGTCGTCCTTGGGCGCGAGCACTTCCTCGGAGAGTTCAATTCCCGGCTCGAAATCCAGCACGCTGACCACGGCCTGCTCCACCCCGTGGTCGGCCATCAGCCGAAGCAACCCTTCCAAGTCGTCCAGGCCGGAGCGCAGCAGCATGTAGGCGATGTGCACCACGGGCTTGACGGTGCCCCGTTCCTGTTTGATCCGCTGAACCATCTTCATTTTTTCCAGCACCTTGACCAACGGCGCTCCGGCCCGGGCCGGGTCGTTGCGTTCCGGGGTCGTGCCGGTCAGGGAAAAAGCCAGAATGTCCAGGCCCGCGTCCATGACTTGAGCCAGGCGCTGCTCGTTCAAAAGCATGCCGTTGGTGGTCACGCCCACGGTACATCCGGCCTCCTTGGCCAGCCGGACCATGGTTGGAAATTCCGGGTGCAGAAACGGTTCACCCCAGCCTTGGAGATAGGCCAGCTTGGTCTTGCGCAGGGTCGGCAGCAAGCGCCGAAACGTATCCAGGGACATGAAGCGGTCATGCCAATGCTCGCGGTACACGGTTCGCGGGCAGTAGTCGCAGGCCGCGTTGCATTTGGACGTGACCTCGATCTGCATCCAGTCCTTGGGGTTCAGCAACACCTTGTATTCCCACCATTGGCGCAGCTTTTGGGGCAGGGAATCCCGCTCTGTTTCACCCATAACGTCTCCTCCCTCATTCATCCCATTTTTGCCTTTCGGGCCGAAAAAGACTAATTGAATCCCTTTGTTTTTGTCTAACAGGCTCGGCAATCCACCACAACTTCCCCCAAGGAGTCCCACTTGTCACTAAGTTTACGGGAAAAGTACGATATCATCCTCGCCCATGAGCGGCAGTTCGCCTACCGCTTGGCCAAGGACGTGGTCAAAAAGCCCGAGGTTTCGGTCTGGATGATCTTGTTGCCGGTGCTCTTCGTGCACCACATGATGAAAATGACCCAATACAAGACAGGTATCCATACCTTCGCGAGCAATATTCTGGGCACGAAAACAAAGGCTTTGGACAAGGCTCTTCAAGACATCGAAACCGGAGAAATCCAGGACTACAGCGTAGCTGAGTATTTCCCGCAGGTTCCACTGGAGTCCGAAACGGAGCAAGCGTTGGCCGTCAAGCAGATTGCCATCCTGAAGCTCATGGAAAAGCACTATCGAACCCTGCTCGAACAACCGGGAGGCGCTCTGGAGGATTTGGTCCGAGGCGCATACGGGTCTTCCGGCGCGTATCGGTATTACCTGAACAAACTGGCCGAGGCCGAAGACGAGACCAACCGCCACTTGCGAGAGAACTTCCACACCTCGGAAGAATCCGGGGCGGTCATGAGTCGGATCGAGGAAAGGATGGCGGAGATGCGGGAGGAGGAAATGCGGTTTTTCTTCCAGGGCGAGGCGGTTTGAAAGAGGAGAATTCAGGAGTCAGGAGTCAGAATTCAGGAGTCAGGAGGCGGGAAAGGTAACTGCCTAGATGGAACCGCGTTTCCCTTTGGAGCGCGGTTTTATGTTTTTCGAAAGAATACTCTGCTAAAATGCGTCTTCCAGTTCCCGTTTGCGAACGTCCCGGATCGCTTTCTGTTTGCTCTGGATGTACGGGTCCGGCCAGGTCTTCCCCAGGGCATCCACCACGCCTTGGTCAACGGCGTGCTCCACCTGCTCCATGCGGGCCAGGAACTCCTGATATGCTGCGCGGTTCTGGTAAGCCCTGCGGAGCATCAGCAGGTATTCCCGCTCCCTGGTTTGCAGCAGCCCAAGATAGTGGTCCAGGAGCAGGTCCATCATGGCGGACAGGTTTTCATAGACTTCCCGTGACTCCAGCTTCTGCTCGCGCATCCAGAATTCCCGCAGTTCGCCCTTCATCTCCTGCCGGGCACGCTCGGCGTTCCCGGACCGGACGGCTTCCTCCGCCGCTCGCAAGGCCGTTTCCTTGAAGCGCAGATGTTTTTGGCTGAACTGCGTTGTTTCCTTTTTACGACCGAAATATTCGACTAGAAATTTGAAGGGGATGAAGTTGTACCACCACGGCGACTGTGTATCGGCGCGACGGTAATAGACAACCCTGGAGGCAAACTCCCGTTCTTCGGTTAGGATGGCCTTGAGTTGGGCCTTGAGAAGTTTGGATTCGGAATCAGCGGGCACGGATGATGCTCCGTTTGGAGGGGATTGGGAAGGTTGCCTTTATCCACAAGCCACCCTGTATGTAACCGGATTCCAGCCGTTCGGGAAGACTTGAGACCACGCATTCTGGGAACGTGGCCGAAAACGGTTTCAGCGTCAATCGTCCTTGCTGTCGCCTCTGCCCAAGGCACCACGCATGAAACTCATGGCTTCGGAGACTTCTTGGATGGTATCCCAGTACCAAGCTCCGACGTAGATGTCCCGTTCGCGCAACGTCTCCAACGTCTCGCTTTTGCCGGTGAGCCGCTCCAAGTTGTTCAGCGTGGCGATAAAGCCGACAATCAAGGCGACGCCCAGCCCGAGGCGCAGCATGCGGCGCAAAGGGGAAGCCGGGGACGGTTTCCCGTCCCCGGCTTGTTGGTTGTTGGAAGGCAATGGTCCCTGCTCCATGTGGATCAGGCGATTACAGGCCCATGGACATCAGCCGATCGGTGACGTCGCGGAACAAAACCATGAACATGATGTAGGCCACGAAGGCGGTGAGCAGGAGGTTGAAACCCTGGCCGCAAACGTACAGGATCAACGCCTTGCCGCCCTTCAGGGGTTCCTTGAGCTCGCGGTAGCTGATGCTCAGTCCGATGCTCACGAAGGCGATGGCGAAGAACCAGTCACGGAAACCGTTGGCCCAGGCCAGGATGCCGTTGCGGATCATGGCTTGCGCCCAATCCTCGCCCATGCCCGCACCCAAGGCGGAGAAGAGGACCGAAGCACCGATGAAGCCCAGGATGAACTTGGGGAACCGGTACCAGATTTCAGACAGAGCGCCGGCGGCGGTGAACTTCATGGGGGCGGCCCCGGCGGCGCAGGCCCGCTCGGGCTCGACCTTCAAGCACCAGTAAGCGGCAACGCCAAAGGCCATCACGCCGATCATCACGTTCTGGATCATCTTGATGGTCGCGGCCACGTACATGGCTTCCGGTCCGATCAACTCGCCCGCGGCGACCACGGAACCGGTGTTGTCAACAGTGCCGCCGATCCAGGCCCCGGCCCAGACCGGATGCATGCCCACCCAGTTGGCAAAGGTCGGCAGGGCGAAGATCATGACTACCACGAAGATCATGGACATCCCGATGGCCAGGGTCAGTTCTTCCTTCTTGGCCCGGGAGGCGGCGGCGGCGGCGATGGCCGCGGAAACGCCGGAAACGCTCATGTCCGAGGAGACCGTGATGTTCAACTGCTTGGATTCCATCTTGATCACGTTCTGGCCGAACCAGTAGGTTCCGATAAGCACGATGGGCGTGACCACCCAGGTGACAAAGATGCCGGGCAGGCCGACCATGATGATCAGGTTAATCAGGATGCTGGCACCCAGAAGGACGAGGCCTGTCTTGATGAAGTACTCGGTCTGAGCTGCGCTTTTAAGAAATTTCGGCGTACCGACCGTATTGGAGATAAGCATGCCCAGCACGATGCCCCACAAGACGTAGGAAAATCCATAGGCTCTGACGGTCTCCTGGTTGGCAATGACGTAGGAGAGCACGGCCAAGCCAAAGACAATGGGAAAGCCGATGAAGAACTCCTTCAGGTTATGGCCCATGAACTTGCCGCCGATGGAGAAGATCACGGCCATGACCACCATCAACCCCAGCAGGGTGGGAATCCGATTGAAGGGCTGAGTGTTGGCCGCGCCGCGGGCGCTGGAATGACTGCTCCGGGCCGCCCGCCATTCGCCAAGAAGGGCGCGGGCTTCCTGGTTGAGCTGGGTGTTCTGAAAGTTTGCCTCACGGGCCAGGTCTTCTGCCTCCTGGGCGTTGACTCGGGCCGTGTTCAGCCGCTCCGTGGCCTGCTCCAACCGCTGGGCGTTGGCCGCCCGGATCTCCGCTGCGGCTGCTTCACTGCGATACAGAGCATCCAGAGGGTTGGTGGTCCAGCGACCAGGGCGTGCCATAAGGTCATTTATGGTTTTAAGAAATCCGCTGTCGCGAGCCCGGACGGCATTCAACCGAGCTTCGGCCTCGGTGAAAGCGATGGTCCGGAACCCGGCCATTTCCGATTCATTTTCCATGGTCGCCCGGTATTCCGCCATGCTTTCGACATTGGGCCGGGCGGCCATGGCCGCGATCATGGCCAGGATGAGGATGATGCCAGCCAGCCAGATAGCCCACCAGTCCTCGGTGGTGTGCATCTGGGTCAGCATAGGAACTTTGGTTTCGGTAACCACATTGTCCGTTTGGTTTTCCGCCATGTGAAAAACCTCCTTAAATGTTGCAGGTTGATACCATCAACGCGGCCCTCTCACGCCATACCGGCAAGCTCCATGCTAACCGCCTCGACGTAAACCGCGTAACCGTGACGAGTGAATCTTTTCTCAAACTAAAGCAAACTCCGAGCCAAGCGATCAACATTCTCGAAATGCACAAAATAAACTCTATATTTCAAAATATTATGAAAACGATTGATCTTCTTTCTTAAGCGTTTTTTGAAAATCGATTAACGCGACGCAACATCAGTTAGCACAACATTGACAACTAAAGTTTGCAATACTGTTCTGCGTGACATATGATACTCCCCATTGCTAACTCAACTTCTGACTCCTGATCGAGATCCGCCATGCCTATCAAAAGCCCCGTCGGGGAAACCGGCCAGTCAGGCAAAAGCCACCTCTTTCACAAATCCTTGGGATTCCGGTCCAGATTCCTGGTGGCCACGGGCCTGAGTCTGCTCCTGGTCTGCTTCGCCGGGGCCTATCTGATCTATCTGCGCGAGACGGCGCAGATGGAAAAACACGCCTATGAAAAGACCATGATGGTCATGGCCGCGGTGGAGGCCAGCCGCAAGTATGTCCGCGACGAGCTGCGGCCGCGGATGTCCGAGGAATTCGGCGAGGAGTTCTTCATGGTCCAGGCCATGTCCACCTCCTACGTCGGACGGGCCGTGATGGACAACTTCAACCAGGTCATGCCCCACTACGAGTACCGGCGTGTGGCCCGCAACGCCCGCAATCCCAGGTCCGAGGCCAACAGCCTGGAACTCTCCATGCTCAACCTTTTCCAGATCAATCCGGATCTCCAAAACTGGCAGGGAACCCTGAACGTCGGGGACGAAAAGCAGTTCATGCGCTTCAAGCCCGTCTACTTCGAGGAATCCTGCATGAGCTGTCATGGCGATCCGGTTCACGCCCCACGGGACATGCTGGACATGTACGGCACGGAGCGCGGATTCTGGAACCAACCAGGGGACCTGGCCGGAGTGATGGCCGTGGGCATTCCGGTACACAAGGCCCTGGCCGAGATTCGGGATCAGGCGGCCTCGGTTTTTTTCTCCCTGTTTCTAGGTGCAACCCTCTTCTTTCTGCTCATGGCCTTCATTTTCAACCGGGCCGTGGTCAACAACCTGCACGGAGTGCTGAACATTTTCCGGGGCGAGGTGGAGGAGAAAAGTCTTCAGGAATTTTTACCCAAACCCAATCCCATGGACCCTCGGGACGAAATCCAGGAATTGACCGTAGCCGCCGTGAGCATGGCCGAACACCTGAACAGGACCCGCCAGGAACTGAGGGAATACGCTCAGGATCTGGAAGACAAAGTGGCCCGCAGGACCGCTGCCCTGCAACAATCGGAGCAAATGCTCCAGGAAAAGGTCCAGGCCAGAAAGCAGGAATTGCAGACCCTGAACGCCCTGGCGGAACTGACCACGGCGGCGGTCTCGCTGTCCGAAATCCTGCCCCAGGTCCAGCAACGCACGCTCCAGGTCTTCCCGGCCCAGGGCTCCGGTATCTACCTGTATGACAAGGCCCACCATCAACTGACGCTGCAATACCAGGAAAACGCACCCGACCTGCCGTCCGCCATTCCACTGCAACACATCATCCCCACGGTTCTGGAGGCCCGGCCCAATCGGCTGGTGGATGCCATTGCCCAGGCCGCCAACGGGCAGGCCAGTTGTTTCGACCGCCGGGGGGCAGCCGGCAACCTGAACGTTCCCCTGCTTTGCCGAGGCGAAATCCTCGGGGTCCTCTCCTTCATCGGCGTGGACTGCAAGTTCGTCACCCAGGAGCAGATGGAATTGCTGCTGTCCATCGGCCGCCAGATCGGCATTGCCGTGGAAAGCCTGCAAAACATGGAAAAGCTGATTCAGAGTAAGGAGCTGCTCCAATCCGTGTTCGACGGGATCACCGACCAGGTGGTGCTGATGGGCCGGGACTTCGGCATCCGGATGGTCAACAAGGCCTACACCGAGCGCTACAACGTGGATACGGACGAGGTCATCGGTCGGAAGTGCTTCGAAATCCACGGCAGCGGGGAAAGCCCCTGTAAGGAATGCGGCCTGAAAACGGCGATGCGCACCAAGTCAGCGGTGGTCTATGAGAGCAATTGCCCGGCCCAGGGCGACATTTTCCAGGTCCACTGCTACCCGGTCACGGACGAACAGGGGGAAGTGGAGAGCGTCATCCGCTACGTCAAGGAAATCACCGACCAAAAGCATGTAGAGCAGAAAATCCAGCAGACCGAGAAAATGGTGGCCATGGGCCAACTGGCCGCCGGCGTGGCCCACGAGATCAACAACCCCCTGGGGGTGATCCTCTGCTATGTGGAGCTGCTCAAGCGCCAGCTCGCGGACTACCCTCAGGGGCTCAAGGACCTGAGCACCATCGAAAAGCAGACCCTGAACTGCAAACGCATCGTCAGCGATCTACTGCACTTCGCCCGAAGCCCGGAGACCAAGAAGCAATCGGCGTCCTTCAACCAGATCGTGGACGACGTCCTGGCCATGGTCGCTGAGCAGTTCAAGAAGCAAGGCGTCATCGTGGAGCGAAAGCTGGACCCGGACCTGCCTTCGCAAAGTATGGACCTCAATAAAATGAAGCAGGTGGTCCTGAACCTGCTGATGAACGCCCACCAGGCCATCGAAGGCCGAGATGGCCGTATCGCCTTGGAAACCGAATATTTTTCCAACAGCAAAACCGTCCGTCTCGTGATCCGGGACAACGGGCACGGCATACCGGAATACATTCAGGATAAGATTTTCGATCCTTTTTTCAGCACCAAGAGCACCGGGGAAGGCACCGGCCTGGGACTCTCGGTGAGCTACGGCATCGTCCGGGAGCACGGCGGGGAGATCAGCGTCCTGAGCAAACCCGGAGAATGGACGGAGTTTCGGATTGATCTGCCGCTGGAGGGAGAGAACAATTGAGCGTGCACGTGAACGAATAAGAGGAACAACCATGCATCAATTCAACGTGCTCATCGTGGACGATGAGCGGGACATGCTCGACGGCCTACGGCGGATACTGCCCTACGAGCTGGAGAATACGAACATCACGGTCACGCCCAGTCCCTTGAAGGCCCTGGAGATGGTTTCCGAGACCTCCTTCGACCTCGTCCTGATGGATGTCCGCATGCCTGAAATGAGCGGTATGGAGCTTCTGGAGCAGGTCAAGTCCGCGGACCCCAAGGTGACCGTAATCATGATGACGGCGTACGGAAACATCGAAACCGCCGTGCAGTCCATTAAAATGGGAGCCTACGACTTCATCACCAAGCCCTTCGACATCCCGGATCTGGTGCGGCTGATCAGAAAAGCCCTGGAACGCAGCGGTCTGATCCGGGAGAACCTGAGCCTGCGCCAAAAGATCTCCGAAAAGACCGTGTTGGAGGAGTTCGTGGGGCAAAGCCCGCCCATGCGGCAACTCTACGAGACCATCCGCTCCGTGGCCGGGACCGACTATCCCGTGCTGATCAGGGGCGAGTCCGGCACGGGCAAGGAACTGGCCGCCAAGGCCATCCACGCCTTGAGCCGACGCGGTGAGAAGGTCCTGGTCTCCGTGAACTGCCCTGCCATTCCGGAACACCTTCTGGAAAGCGAGCTGTTCGGACACAAAAAAGGCGCCTTTACCGGTGCCCTAAAGGACCACAAAGGCCTCTTCGTCGAAGCCAACGGTTCCAGCCTGCACCTGGACGAAATCGCGGACATCCCGGTCTCGGTGCAGACCAAACTCCTGCGCGCCCTGCAGGAACAGGAAATCCGTCCCCTGGGCGGCAGCGGGAACAAAAAAGTGGACGTCCGGATCGTGTCCACCACCAATCAGGACCTGGAGCACAAAATCCTGGATAAAAGCTTCCGGGAAGACCTGTTTTACCGCTTGAACGTGGTCAGCGTCCGCACCCCGCCCCTCAGGGAGATCACCGACGACATCCCCCTGCTCGTCCACCACTTCAACCGGCTGTCCGCCCTTGAACTGAACACCGCGCCCAAGGTCGTTTCCTCGGACGTCCTGGAGGTCCTGATGCACCGGGAATGGCCGGGCAATGTCCGGGAATTGAAGAACTTCGTGCGCAGACTGGTCATTTTCTGCCCCGGCGAGGAGCTGAACCTGTCCGTCCTGAAAATGGTCGACGGCCGCCACCCCCCCCGTCCCGCAACGGAAAACGCGGCTGCAAGCGACGAGGTCGAATCCTACGCCGAGGCCAAGGCCAAGGCGGTCAACGCCTTTACCGCGGAGTACGTGGGCGACCTTCTCTCCAAAACAGGAGGCAACGTCTCCCAAGCCGCCAAAATGGCCGACATGAGCCGGGTGGCTCTTCAGAAAATCGTGCGAAAGATGAACATCAATCCGGTGGAGTATCGGGCGGGGTCGTGAGCCGAGAATCGACCACGGCTCTCGGACAGCGATGAAATGAAGCGGCCCTGGAAAACCGATCTCGGTTTTCCAGGGCCGCTTTTTTGTTTATCCGGTGCCTGGCCGGCCGGCGCTGCCGCGTGGGCGGACCTACTGATTACGCAAGGTATTGCGGATATGCATCTGGGCCACGGCGGTGTTCTCGCACTGGGAATACCAGTACGTGCCCGTATCCACGTTGGAGTCCGCGATGGCCTCCATCACCGGGCGGATGTGCGGCAGGGTCTGGCCCCAGGGCAGCACGATAGAGGCCATCACCCAGACCAGGGCCACGCCGGCGGCCAGTCCGATCCAGCCTTTCAGCTTCCCGTGGCCGTGATTGCCGCCCTGATTCTCTTTTGGCGCGTCCATGACCGTCTCCCTATTAGGTTTACGCCCGACGAACGATTAGCCCATCAGGCTTTCGGTGACGTGCGGGAATACCACGAAGTACATCAAATAGGCCACGAGCAGCGTCAAGATCAGGTTCAAGGTCTGCCCGCAGACGTACAGGATGACCGGCTTGCCGCCCTTGAAGTGGTGAGCCATTTCCCGGAAGTTCGAGGACAGGCCGATGCTGGCGAAGGCCAGGATGAAGAACCATTCCCGGATCGGGCGGGAGAAACCGCGCAGCACGCCCTGGTCGATCATCACGTCCCCGGCGCTGCCCATGGTGACCAGCATCCAGGAAAAGATGATCGACGCGGCGATGAAGCCCAGCACGAACTTGGGAAAGCGGTACCAGATTTCCATCTTGCTGACCTGCTGACCAGGCGTACAATCCACCCGTGCGCACCAGTACACGGCCACGCCGAAAGCGATCACGCCGATGAGGATGTTCTGGATCATCTTCACGGTCGCGGCCACGAACATGCCGACCTCGCCCAGGAACGCCCCGGCGGCCACCACCGCGCCGGTGGAGTCGATGGTTCCGCCGATCCAGGCCCCGCCCAAAACCGGATGCATGCCCACGGAAACGATGAACGTAGGCAGAGCGATCATCATGATCGCGGTAAAGAGCATGGACATGCCCACGGCGATGGTCAGCTCCTCCTTCTTGGCCCGGCAGGCCGCGGCCGTGGCGATGGCCGCGGACACGCCGCAGACGGACATGTCCGCGGAGACCGTGATGTTCAGGGTCTTGGATTCCATCTTCAGAACCCGCTGACCGAAAATGTAGGTCAGGATGAGGACCGTGGGGGTGACGACCCAGGCCACAACCACACCAGCCTGACCGATGAGCATGATCTTGCTGAACAGGATTTCCGCGCCTAAAAGTACCAGGCCGGTCTTAATGTAGTACTCGGTTTGCAAGGCCGGTTTCAGAAAGTTCGGCACGCCCACGGTGTTGCTGATCAGCATCCCTCCGAGAATGGCCCAGATCAAGCCGCCGAACCCATATTCTCGCATGGTACTCTGTTGACCGATCATCTCCGCGACAACAGCCAGCAGGAAAACGAACCAAAAGCCCTTCATCAGATTGGCCGAGCCGATGTCCATAAATCGAGCGCCGACACTGAAGAAAACCATGAAAATAATCATGATCCCGATCATGTAGGGGATCTTGTTGTAGGCCTGAACCGAGGCCCTGGTCCGCAGACTGCCCCGCTCCTTCTCCCTGGCCTGACGCCACTCCCGGATGGCCGCCTCGGCCTGCTCGTTAAGGTCTTCGTTACGGAACGCTTCCTCAGCGGCCAGTTCCTGAGCCTGCTTGGCCCGTTCCAGCGCGGCCTTGGTCGCTTCCTGAGCCTCCTTATAGGCCGGTTCGGCCTTCGCCCGCCGCTCCGCGGCAGCGGACTCGCTCAAATAGAAGGACTCCATGGGGCTGCTCGTCCACCGGCCCGGCATCTCCAGCCACTTGGCAATGGTTTTTCCATGGGGCTCGTTGCGCGCCCGCAACCCGGACATGGCATCGTTGGCCCCGTGCCATTCGATGGTGTGAAACGACGCGCGGGCGTCCTCGGCGGCCATGGTCGCCTCGGCCTTGGCCAGTTTCTCATGCATGTCCGCCGGCGGCCTTGGCAGGAAAATGATCAAGCCAATGACCAGGATCGCAAACCCCAGCCAAATCGCCCACCAATCCTCCTTCTTCCACAGTTCGGACCATTCCCATTTACCACGGTCGATGACAATATCGGATTGCTGCTTCGAAGCTTCGGCCATCTCGCTTCCTCCTAAAAAAGGTGTTCGTGAATGATCAAGGCCCTGGACGCGGGAGCCTCAAAACGCGGCTCTCTCCGGACCTGCCCTTTCCGGGACCACCCCGGCCTTCTCACGGAAGCAAAAAGCAAGCCTGACCTTCTTGAAAAAGA carries:
- a CDS encoding YeiH family protein is translated as MAEASKQQSDIVIDRGKWEWSELWKKEDWWAIWLGFAILVIGLIIFLPRPPADMHEKLAKAEATMAAEDARASFHTIEWHGANDAMSGLRARNEPHGKTIAKWLEMPGRWTSSPMESFYLSESAAAERRAKAEPAYKEAQEATKAALERAKQAQELAAEEAFRNEDLNEQAEAAIREWRQAREKERGSLRTRASVQAYNKIPYMIGIMIIFMVFFSVGARFMDIGSANLMKGFWFVFLLAVVAEMIGQQSTMREYGFGGLIWAILGGMLISNTVGVPNFLKPALQTEYYIKTGLVLLGAEILFSKIMLIGQAGVVVAWVVTPTVLILTYIFGQRVLKMESKTLNITVSADMSVCGVSAAIATAAACRAKKEELTIAVGMSMLFTAIMMIALPTFIVSVGMHPVLGGAWIGGTIDSTGAVVAAGAFLGEVGMFVAATVKMIQNILIGVIAFGVAVYWCARVDCTPGQQVSKMEIWYRFPKFVLGFIAASIIFSWMLVTMGSAGDVMIDQGVLRGFSRPIREWFFILAFASIGLSSNFREMAHHFKGGKPVILYVCGQTLNLILTLLVAYLMYFVVFPHVTESLMG